The window GGCTGAATTTGATGATTTGAGCGTAATGCTGGTTGTGAATCCCGCACCGCTGATGCAAACCTGTGTGACCCATGGCATGGAGGACGGTGAGTTTATTCGTTCCTCAGAATCTCCGGTTATCCCGATGACCAAAAGCGAGGTTCGCAGTGTTTCACTTTCAAAATTAAGGCTTGAAGATCAACACATCATTTACGATATTGGCGCGGGAACCGGTTCCGTGGCGGTGGAGGCGGCATTGCAGGTGCAAAACGGGTTTGTATATGCCATTGAAAAGAATGCCGCAGCGCTGAAATTAATAGAGCAGAACAAAGCAAAGTTTGGTTTGCATCATCTGACCGCCGTCAGTGGAATTGCGCCGCAGGCGCTTGCGGAACTGCCTCCGCCCGACCGTGCTTTTATCGGCGGGTCGTGCGGCAATATGGAAGCCATCCTCGCGGCACTCCTTGCCAAAAATCCCCGAGTACGAGTGGTGGTCAACGCCATTGCACTCGAAACGGTGGGAGAAACTCTGGCCTGTTTTCACAAATTTGGCTTAACCGGAGTAGACATCGCGCAGATTTCGGTATCAAAAGCGAAAGCAGTGAGTAATTACAGCATGATGACGGGGCAAAACCCGGTATTCGTCATCAGCGGACAAGGGGCGGGGCTGTGAGTACTTATCCGATTCCGCGCATTATGCTTGCCGCGCCGAACAGTGGAGCGGGGAAAACAACTTTGACCTGTGCGCTTTTGCAGGCACTTGTAAACCGAGGACTGTCGGCCGCTTCCTTTAAATGCGGGCCGGATTATATAGATCCCATGTTTCATTCCAAAATCATCGGAATAAAATCACGAAATTTGGACTTGTTTTTTTTAAAGTCTGATACGGTACGCGCATTGCTTTATAAAACTGCTGTCCAAGCGGATATTGCGGTGCTGGAGGGCGTGATGGGGTATTACGATGGCGTAGGAGGAACCACCACACAGGCGAGCAGTTATGAGCTGGCCAGGGAAACGAAGACTCCGGTTGTGCTGGTGGTTAACTGCGGCGGAATGTCGCTGTCGCTTGCCGCGCTCATCAAAGGTTTTTTGCAGTTTCGTGAGGACAGCGGCATTTGCGGGGTCATTCTGAACCGCGTGTCTCCCATGCTGTATCCCTCTTTGAAAAAGGCGCTGGAGGAGGAACTGGGGATTGCCGTTCTGGGCTATCTTCCGCCCTTGCCCGAATGTTCTCTGCAAAGCCGCCATCTTGGATTGGTGACGGCAAATGAAGTGGAGCATCTAAAGGAAAAGCTGAACCGGCTCGCAGCTCAGTTGGAGCATACAATGGATTTTGGGCGGCTGATCCGAATTGCACAGGACGCGCCGCCTCTTTCCTGTGAACCGATTGATTTGCCGAACCTGCCAAACGGGCATCCTAAGATTGCCGTGGCAATGGATAATGCTTTCTGCTTTTATTATCAGGATTCGCTGGATTTGTTGGAAGAGCTGGGCGCGCAGCTTGTTCCGTTCAGCCCACTGAATGATGCGCAGCTGCCGCCTAAAATCAATGGCTTGATTTTAGGCGGCGGGTATCCGGAGCTGTACGCCGAAGCGCTTTCAGAAAACTACTCCATGCGCGGCAGTATCAAAGCGGCCATTCACGGCGGAATGCCCTGCATAGCGGAATGCGGAGGGTTCATGTACCTGCACAAAAGCATGCAGGACGATACCGGAACAGTACATGACATGGCAGGCGTAATTGACGCGGATTGCTATAAAACCGATCACCTCAGGCGCTTTGGATATGTTACCCTTACCGCCCGGCGGGATAATATGCTGTGCAAAGCGGGGGAAAACATAGCTGCGCACGAGTTCCATTATTGGGACAGCACCGATTGCGGCGATGCTTTTCAGGCGCAGAAGCCTGTTCGTAATACTACATGGAATTGTATTTACGGCGGGAGTAATTTAAACATATTTGCGGGTTATCCGCATTTTCATTTCTATTCCAATCCGCGGTTTGCGGTTCGATTTATCCGGAAATGCAATGAGTTTGAAATTTAAATGTTTGGAATGATAGGATCTATGACACTGGAAGAAACGATCCATAAAATTGCGCCGCTGAATCAAGCGGCGATGGACGCCGCACAAAAACGGTGGAACAGTATTGCAAAACCGCTCAACAGCCTTGGACTCTTGGAAAAAGCGGTTATTCAAATTGCTGGCATCACCGCAAACCCGCAAATCAGCCTTGCAAAACGCGGCGTTGTGGTCATGTGTGCAGATAACGGCGTGGTTGCACAGGGCGTGACTCAGACAGGCAGTGAAGTGACAGCCGTTGTTACGGAGAATTTAACAAAATGTGAAACAAGTGTCTGCAAGATGGCACAGGTTGCCGGTGCGCAGGTATTCCCCGTGGATATCGGTGTGGCACGTGATGTTTCGGGAGACGGCCTAATCATCCGCAAGGTTGCATATGGCACACAGGATATGACCGAAACCGCCGCAATGACGCGGCAGCAGGCAGTACAGGCATTGGAAATAGGAATTAATTTGGTCGGAGAACTCAAGGCGCAGGGATACAAAATTTTGGCAACCGGAGAAATGGGCATTGGCAATACCACCACTGGCAGCGCAATCGCTTCTGTGTTTTTGAATGAGACTGCTTCCATGGTTACGGGCAGGGGCGCCGGACTTTCCAACGAAGGACTGGAGCGAAAGATTGCCGCCATTGAAAAAGCGATTTCAGTGAATCAGCCTGATCCGGAGGATGCGCTGGATGTACTTGCAAAGGTAGGCGGGCTGGACATTGCCGGGCTTGCGGGCGTGTTTTTAGGCGGAGCGGCATACCGGATTCCAGTTTTGATTGACGGCTTCATTTCGTCCGTTGCCGCGCTTACCGCCGCACGGATTTGCCCGAAGGCAAGAGACTATCTGATGGCCTCCCATGTTTCGAAAGAGCCGGCGGGCGCGATGCTGTTGACGGAACTCGGAACAAAGCCTTTTCTCATGGCGGAAATGTGTCTGGGGGAAGGTACCGGAGCTGTGGCAGTGCTCCCCATCTTAGATATGGCATGTGCCGTTTATAATAGCATGAGCACCTTTGAACAGATCGAAATTGAAGAATATCAGCCGCAAAACTGAAAAATCAGGAGTAAAGGGGTGGACAGGATGCTGGTACTGGTAACGGGCGGTTCGGCAAGCGGTAAATCCGAATATGCCGAAACACAAGCCTGTTTATGCAGAACGGATAACGGTGACGTCGTTTATATTGCCACCATGATACCCGCTGATGAAGAGTGCGAAAAGCGGATCGTGCGCCATAGAAAAATGCGAAGTCAAAAAGGGTTTACTACGGTAGAATGTTACACGAATCTTTCTGCCGTTTCCGTTCCCAAAGGTTCCGTGGTTTTGCTGGAATGTATGTCGAATCTTGTGGCGAATGAGCTGTATTGCCTAAATGGCGCGCACGAGAAAACGGCTGAATGCATTCTTGCAGGGGTGCGGCATCTGTGTGAACAGGCGGAATATGTCATTGTCGTTTCCAATGAGATCGTCTCAGACGGAAGGACTTACGAGGAAAGCACAATGAATTATTTGAATACGCTCGCAGCCGTCAATTGCGCACTGGCACGGCACGCACAGCAGGTAACTGAGGTTGTGTGCTCTATCCCAATCATCCATAAACCGTAAAGGAGGAAAATCACTTGAATTTATTGCCGGCATTTCTGATTGCCTTTTCCATGTACTCCGCAATCCCTATGCCCAAAGCGGAATGGAGCCGGGAAAACATGAAATATACCATGTGCTTTTTTCCTCTGACCGGAGGTATAATCGGTTTGCTTTTGGGCTTATGGGCAGCAGGTTCTGTTCGCATTCCGATTGGTTCCACTCTTTTTGCGGCAGTTGCGGTTCTGATTCCGGTCGCTGTTTCCGGCGGGATTCATCTGGATGGTTTTTGTGACACAGTGGACGCGCTTTCTTCCCACCAAACCACCGAGCGAAAGCTGGAAATTTTAAAGGATTCCCACACCGGCGCGTTTGCAATTATTGGATGTGTGCTGTATCTTTTGCTTGATTTCGCTCTGTGGACGGAATTAAAGCCGTCCCGTTCTGCAATTTTGGTGTTGGCGGTGGGCTTTGTGCTTTCCCGCTCACTCAGCGGGCTTTCTGTTGTTTTGTTTCGCTGTGCGAAAAGCAGCGGATTACTGGCATCTTTTTCCGATGCTGCGGCTAAAAATCGGGTGCGCGTTACGATGATTGTCTATCTTTTGACTTGTGCTGCTGTGATGCTTTGCGCTAGTCCGTGGCTTGGAGCGGCTGCGCTCATTGTTTGCGCTCTGATGTTTTTGTATTACCGTGCAATGTCCTACCGGAAGTTCGGCGGTATTACCGGAGATTTGGCGGGCTATTTTTTACAGCTTTGTGAGCTTTTTCTGCTCATGGCGGTTGTTATTGCACAAAAAATACTTTAACAGAATGGAGCATTGCTATGAGGCTGATTATCGGCGGATATGGACAGGGAAAATTGAACTATTTGCTTCGTGAAACAGGCTTACAGAAAAATCAGGTCGTAGACGGAGAACAGTGCGAATTGAACCAAACTTCCCACTGCTTTGCGCTGAATCATCTGCATTTGTATCTTCGCAGGCTGATGGAACAGGGGCATGACCCGCAAAGCATCATAGAGCAAATGATTACTGAAAACAGCGACATGATCATTGTATGCGATGAAGTTGGCTGCGGAATTGTTCCCATGGAACCATTTGAACGTGAATGGCGTGAAACGACAGGAAGGATCTGCTGTATGCTCGCACAGCGGGCTACTAGGGTAGACCGTGTGTTTTGCGGGATCGCTACCACGATAAAAGAGAAAAATAATGAGGAATTGGAATGAAATTATCTCTGATTGCACTAATTTTGGGATTTGCGCTCGATATGATTTTTGGTGACCCGCACTGGATGCCGCACCCCGTTCGGCTGATTGGCAAACTGATTTTTATTTTAGAAAAAGGCTTGCGAAAACTTTTCCTGAAAACTCCCAAAGGCGAATTTATGGCAGGAGTGGTGCTTTGGGTTGCTGTCACCGCGGCGTCAACCGCGATTCCAGTGGCAATTCTTGTCTTGTGCAGCCGGATTCATCCGCTTCTGCGTCTGGCAGTGGAAACGGTAATGTGCTATCAGATTCTCGCCACCAAAGCGTTGAAAAGCGAAAGCATGAAGGTCTATGAAGAACTGAAAAAAGGAAGTCTGGAAGGCGCCCGAAAGATGGTTTCAATGATTGTGGGCAGGGATACCCAAAACCTGTCGGAACTTCAGGTTGCCAAAGCGGCGGTCGAAACCGTGGCGGAAAACACCTCGGACGGTGTTGTTGCACCGTTGATTTACCTGGCAGTGGGCGGCGCCCCGTTTGGATTTTTTTATAAAGCAGTCAATACGATGGATTCTATGATTGGCTATGAAAATGACCGTTATCTTCATTTTGGAAAATTTGCAGCCAAACTTGACGACGCGGCAAACTATGTTCCCGCCCGTATTTCAGGTTGGCTGATGATTTTCGCCGCATATCTTTTGCATCTGGACGGGAGGCATGCCGCCGAAATTTACAAGCGTGACCGCAATAAGCATGCCAGCCCCAACAGCGCCCATACCGAAGCAGTGTGCGCCGGTGCGCTGAATATTCAATTGGCGGGCGACGCTTATTATTTTGGAAAACTTCACAAAAAGCAAACGCTCGGGGACAATATCCGTCCCGTTTGCTATGAGGATATCATACAGGCCAATCGGCTGCTCTATGTTACAGCGGTGCTTGCTCTTGCGGGCTGTGCCATTATAAAGGCTGTGGCAATCTGGCTACTGTAATTAGGGAAAGGGAAATGTGCAATGCCGAATTTAGTGCATGGCGGAGATATTTATTCCGTCCAAACTTTTGTTTCTCAGCCGATTTTGGATTTTTCGGCCAATATTAATCCGCTTGGTCTGCCGCCTGCGGTAAAAGCGGCCGCGATTGCTGCAATCGATCAATGTGTGCATTATCCTGACCCGCTTTGCAGGGAACTGCGCGGTGCAATTGCCGGTCGGGAGGGAGTAACGCCGGAGCAGATACTTTGCGGAAACGGGGCGGCAGACGTTATTTTTCGTTTGGTACTTGCCGTTCATCCTGAAAATGCGGTCATCTTAGCGCCGACTTTTGCAGAATACGAACAAGCTTTATCAACGGTTCACTGCAAAATTTACCGCCATTTTTTATTGGAACAGGATGATTTTGCATTGACTGACTCCATCTTGGACGCATTAACGCCTCAAATCGATATACTGTTTTTATGTAATCCGAACAATCCGACGGGGCAAGTGGTAAAATCGGATTTGCTTATGGCAATTTATCAAAAATGCCGCGAAAACAAC of the uncultured Caproiciproducens sp. genome contains:
- the cbiE gene encoding precorrin-6y C5,15-methyltransferase (decarboxylating) subunit CbiE is translated as MKTKVFLIGIGMGNRDTLTIGALNALQNCDRIIGAQRMLDCFEDINCEKLVAVLPDDIAAHIAAHPQDKTAAVVFSGDIGFYSGAKKLYTLLNGYEVETIGGISSVSYFCAQLHTSWDDAYLVSAHGRECGVLGAVMTHAKTFFLTGGTHCVRNICRTLCENGLGEVSVSVGERLSYADERIVMATAGELVKAEFDDLSVMLVVNPAPLMQTCVTHGMEDGEFIRSSESPVIPMTKSEVRSVSLSKLRLEDQHIIYDIGAGTGSVAVEAALQVQNGFVYAIEKNAAALKLIEQNKAKFGLHHLTAVSGIAPQALAELPPPDRAFIGGSCGNMEAILAALLAKNPRVRVVVNAIALETVGETLACFHKFGLTGVDIAQISVSKAKAVSNYSMMTGQNPVFVISGQGAGL
- a CDS encoding cobyrinate a,c-diamide synthase, which codes for MSTYPIPRIMLAAPNSGAGKTTLTCALLQALVNRGLSAASFKCGPDYIDPMFHSKIIGIKSRNLDLFFLKSDTVRALLYKTAVQADIAVLEGVMGYYDGVGGTTTQASSYELARETKTPVVLVVNCGGMSLSLAALIKGFLQFREDSGICGVILNRVSPMLYPSLKKALEEELGIAVLGYLPPLPECSLQSRHLGLVTANEVEHLKEKLNRLAAQLEHTMDFGRLIRIAQDAPPLSCEPIDLPNLPNGHPKIAVAMDNAFCFYYQDSLDLLEELGAQLVPFSPLNDAQLPPKINGLILGGGYPELYAEALSENYSMRGSIKAAIHGGMPCIAECGGFMYLHKSMQDDTGTVHDMAGVIDADCYKTDHLRRFGYVTLTARRDNMLCKAGENIAAHEFHYWDSTDCGDAFQAQKPVRNTTWNCIYGGSNLNIFAGYPHFHFYSNPRFAVRFIRKCNEFEI
- the cobT gene encoding nicotinate-nucleotide--dimethylbenzimidazole phosphoribosyltransferase, with amino-acid sequence MTLEETIHKIAPLNQAAMDAAQKRWNSIAKPLNSLGLLEKAVIQIAGITANPQISLAKRGVVVMCADNGVVAQGVTQTGSEVTAVVTENLTKCETSVCKMAQVAGAQVFPVDIGVARDVSGDGLIIRKVAYGTQDMTETAAMTRQQAVQALEIGINLVGELKAQGYKILATGEMGIGNTTTGSAIASVFLNETASMVTGRGAGLSNEGLERKIAAIEKAISVNQPDPEDALDVLAKVGGLDIAGLAGVFLGGAAYRIPVLIDGFISSVAALTAARICPKARDYLMASHVSKEPAGAMLLTELGTKPFLMAEMCLGEGTGAVAVLPILDMACAVYNSMSTFEQIEIEEYQPQN
- a CDS encoding bifunctional adenosylcobinamide kinase/adenosylcobinamide-phosphate guanylyltransferase, with the translated sequence MLVLVTGGSASGKSEYAETQACLCRTDNGDVVYIATMIPADEECEKRIVRHRKMRSQKGFTTVECYTNLSAVSVPKGSVVLLECMSNLVANELYCLNGAHEKTAECILAGVRHLCEQAEYVIVVSNEIVSDGRTYEESTMNYLNTLAAVNCALARHAQQVTEVVCSIPIIHKP
- the cobS gene encoding adenosylcobinamide-GDP ribazoletransferase → MNLLPAFLIAFSMYSAIPMPKAEWSRENMKYTMCFFPLTGGIIGLLLGLWAAGSVRIPIGSTLFAAVAVLIPVAVSGGIHLDGFCDTVDALSSHQTTERKLEILKDSHTGAFAIIGCVLYLLLDFALWTELKPSRSAILVLAVGFVLSRSLSGLSVVLFRCAKSSGLLASFSDAAAKNRVRVTMIVYLLTCAAVMLCASPWLGAAALIVCALMFLYYRAMSYRKFGGITGDLAGYFLQLCELFLLMAVVIAQKIL
- a CDS encoding bifunctional adenosylcobinamide kinase/adenosylcobinamide-phosphate guanylyltransferase produces the protein MRLIIGGYGQGKLNYLLRETGLQKNQVVDGEQCELNQTSHCFALNHLHLYLRRLMEQGHDPQSIIEQMITENSDMIIVCDEVGCGIVPMEPFEREWRETTGRICCMLAQRATRVDRVFCGIATTIKEKNNEELE
- the cbiB gene encoding adenosylcobinamide-phosphate synthase CbiB, whose product is MKLSLIALILGFALDMIFGDPHWMPHPVRLIGKLIFILEKGLRKLFLKTPKGEFMAGVVLWVAVTAASTAIPVAILVLCSRIHPLLRLAVETVMCYQILATKALKSESMKVYEELKKGSLEGARKMVSMIVGRDTQNLSELQVAKAAVETVAENTSDGVVAPLIYLAVGGAPFGFFYKAVNTMDSMIGYENDRYLHFGKFAAKLDDAANYVPARISGWLMIFAAYLLHLDGRHAAEIYKRDRNKHASPNSAHTEAVCAGALNIQLAGDAYYFGKLHKKQTLGDNIRPVCYEDIIQANRLLYVTAVLALAGCAIIKAVAIWLL